One Echinicola strongylocentroti DNA window includes the following coding sequences:
- a CDS encoding AGE family epimerase/isomerase, with the protein MDKNKIRDYSQQYKTALLENVIPFWERNSPDWENGGYFTCLDRKGKVFDTDKFVWLQGRQAWMFSLLYQEVDKREEWLAMSRLGIEFLTKHGSDSNGDYYFSLTQKGSPLVQPYNIFSDCFVAMAFAKYGQISQNEELGSKAVGIFQRILDRQENPKGRYNKSYPGTRPLKNFALPMILSNLCLEMEPLLDNDLVEGLLDTCVQEVMVNFLDQDSLLMFENRTSNNGYSDSFEGRLLNPGHAIEAMWFMMDIAKRRGDQSLADKAVTIMIRQLENGWDKEYGGIFYFLDHKGHPPQQLEWDQKLWWVHLETLVALAKGYRMTGDKRCWEWFETVHQYAWGNFYDAKEGEWFGYLNRRGDVLLDLKGGKWKGCFHVPRALYQVWKTMESGIDK; encoded by the coding sequence ATGGACAAAAATAAGATTCGTGATTATAGCCAGCAGTATAAGACTGCACTTTTGGAAAATGTCATTCCTTTTTGGGAACGAAATTCCCCCGATTGGGAAAACGGGGGCTATTTTACCTGTTTGGACAGAAAGGGGAAGGTATTTGATACCGATAAGTTCGTATGGCTCCAAGGAAGACAAGCCTGGATGTTTAGCTTACTCTATCAAGAAGTGGATAAAAGGGAGGAATGGTTGGCCATGTCCAGGCTTGGTATCGAGTTTCTAACAAAACATGGTAGTGACAGTAACGGTGACTATTACTTTTCCCTGACACAAAAGGGAAGTCCATTGGTACAGCCATATAATATCTTCTCAGATTGTTTCGTGGCAATGGCCTTTGCGAAATATGGACAGATTTCACAAAATGAGGAACTAGGTAGCAAAGCCGTGGGGATTTTCCAACGGATTTTGGATCGTCAGGAAAACCCTAAAGGAAGATACAACAAATCCTATCCCGGAACCCGGCCCTTGAAGAACTTTGCTTTGCCCATGATCCTTAGCAATCTCTGTTTGGAAATGGAGCCCTTGCTGGACAATGATTTGGTAGAAGGACTTCTGGACACTTGTGTGCAAGAGGTCATGGTGAATTTTCTCGATCAGGACTCTTTGTTGATGTTCGAAAACAGGACATCGAACAATGGGTATTCCGACAGCTTTGAAGGCCGTTTGCTCAATCCCGGGCACGCTATAGAAGCTATGTGGTTTATGATGGATATAGCAAAAAGACGGGGAGACCAATCCCTTGCCGACAAAGCCGTAACGATAATGATAAGGCAGCTGGAAAATGGCTGGGACAAAGAGTACGGAGGGATATTTTATTTCTTGGATCATAAAGGTCATCCTCCTCAGCAACTGGAATGGGACCAAAAGCTTTGGTGGGTACATTTAGAAACACTGGTGGCATTAGCAAAAGGATATCGGATGACCGGGGACAAGCGATGTTGGGAGTGGTTTGAGACGGTACACCAATATGCTTGGGGGAATTTTTATGATGCCAAAGAAGGGGAGTGGTTCGGGTATTTGAACAGAAGGGGAGATGTACTGCTCGATCTCAAAGGAGGAAAGTGGAAAGGCTGTTTTCACGTGCCGCGGGCACTTTATCAGGTCTGGAAGACCATGGAAAGTGGGATAGATAAATAG
- a CDS encoding GDSL-type esterase/lipase family protein, which translates to MNTLENRTARATILSMLLFLALINVNGQTKIKVACIGNSVTYGLGIPKRCVFSYPAKLQALLGEGYEVKNYGHSGATLLRKGHRPYYLTEEFDSALKYKPDIAVINLGLNDTDPRNWPDYGLAFEADYAWLIAQFRKINPNIEIYVALLSPIFSGHPRFKSGTHRWHQVINNKMVKVARANEVQLIDLFAPLVKRPDLFPDNIHPVKEGAALMAKTVYSYLLKDFGGLHMPELFGDGMVLQRGDSIPVFGKGNPGQVVTVDFQGKRRHTTVDRHGKWKLYLTGVKTGGPFVMEINHSKQCITLKDVLVGDVWLCMGQSNMDFPLQASQSWGEEGRQLKNNNIRLFKFHAIKATDNSPWDSLTLKKVNGLGYFKGYWNVERKGFSAVAYHFGVSVQGQLNVPIGLVQLSLGGAPIEAFVDKKALWEDPLLVNLLENWANSDYIMPWVRERATVNMSNKFSERQRHPYQPSYIYDAALSNIIPFDVKGILWYQGESNTHNPDLYKRMFFQMVRDYRQKWHNPSLPIVYAQLPGMARPSWPNFRKMQQEIAQELSFSEMVVTVDLGDSLDVHPTKKKKVGERLALKALSQTYGMEVLADAPKMSSVECGQEAIFVSFDHGEGLCTLNGEKVMGFELVNGKGQSVSVLGNITGDQVKLTIPRDFHVKEIRYAYEPFTRANLSNTSGMPMGTSSIQVPSKRNEQLK; encoded by the coding sequence ATGAATACCTTGGAGAACCGAACAGCAAGGGCAACAATCCTTTCGATGCTATTGTTTTTGGCCCTGATCAATGTAAATGGTCAAACTAAAATCAAGGTGGCTTGTATAGGCAATTCAGTTACTTATGGTCTGGGGATTCCGAAAAGGTGTGTTTTTTCTTACCCCGCCAAGCTCCAAGCGCTATTGGGAGAGGGATATGAAGTTAAAAATTATGGTCACAGTGGGGCCACGCTGCTGCGTAAAGGGCACCGCCCGTATTATTTGACCGAAGAATTTGACAGTGCATTGAAGTATAAGCCGGATATAGCGGTCATCAATTTGGGATTAAACGATACAGACCCGAGGAATTGGCCTGATTATGGGCTTGCTTTCGAAGCTGATTATGCTTGGCTAATAGCACAATTCAGGAAGATAAACCCAAACATTGAAATCTATGTAGCCCTGCTAAGCCCCATTTTTAGTGGCCATCCACGCTTCAAGTCAGGAACTCACCGTTGGCATCAGGTCATCAATAACAAGATGGTAAAAGTGGCCCGTGCAAATGAGGTGCAGTTGATAGACCTATTTGCCCCGCTAGTAAAACGTCCGGACTTATTTCCTGACAATATCCACCCCGTAAAAGAAGGAGCGGCATTAATGGCGAAAACCGTTTATTCTTACCTCTTGAAAGATTTTGGAGGATTGCACATGCCGGAATTATTTGGTGATGGTATGGTACTTCAGCGAGGAGATAGTATTCCTGTATTTGGAAAGGGTAATCCAGGTCAGGTGGTGACGGTAGATTTTCAAGGCAAAAGAAGACATACCACAGTGGATCGACATGGTAAATGGAAGCTATACCTTACGGGAGTCAAAACGGGAGGGCCATTTGTTATGGAAATCAACCATTCCAAACAGTGCATTACCTTGAAAGATGTATTGGTGGGGGATGTATGGTTGTGTATGGGCCAATCCAATATGGATTTCCCTCTGCAAGCTTCCCAGTCATGGGGAGAGGAAGGAAGACAGCTAAAAAACAATAACATTAGACTTTTTAAATTCCATGCAATAAAGGCAACGGATAACAGCCCATGGGATAGCCTAACCCTTAAAAAGGTCAATGGGCTCGGCTATTTTAAGGGGTACTGGAATGTTGAAAGAAAAGGCTTTTCTGCAGTCGCCTATCATTTTGGAGTATCTGTCCAAGGTCAGCTTAACGTGCCTATAGGCCTTGTACAATTAAGTTTGGGAGGAGCCCCGATCGAAGCCTTTGTGGATAAAAAGGCACTTTGGGAAGATCCACTGTTGGTTAATCTGTTAGAGAATTGGGCGAATTCTGATTATATCATGCCATGGGTAAGGGAAAGGGCAACGGTAAATATGAGCAATAAATTTTCCGAACGACAACGACACCCTTATCAACCTTCCTATATATATGATGCAGCATTGAGCAATATCATTCCTTTTGATGTCAAGGGAATACTATGGTACCAAGGGGAAAGTAACACCCATAATCCTGATTTGTACAAAAGAATGTTTTTTCAGATGGTCAGGGATTACAGGCAAAAGTGGCACAATCCATCCCTTCCCATAGTGTACGCTCAGCTTCCCGGGATGGCCAGACCCTCTTGGCCCAACTTCAGGAAAATGCAACAGGAAATAGCCCAAGAGCTTTCGTTTTCAGAAATGGTGGTCACTGTGGACCTGGGAGATTCCCTCGATGTACATCCTACAAAAAAGAAGAAAGTAGGTGAACGCTTGGCCCTAAAAGCACTCTCCCAAACCTATGGTATGGAAGTATTGGCCGATGCCCCAAAAATGAGTTCAGTGGAATGCGGACAGGAGGCGATTTTCGTAAGTTTTGACCACGGGGAGGGGCTATGCACGCTTAATGGAGAAAAAGTGATGGGGTTTGAATTGGTCAACGGGAAGGGACAGTCGGTTTCAGTCCTTGGAAATATAACTGGTGATCAAGTAAAGCTAACTATACCTAGGGACTTTCATGTGAAGGAAATAAGGTATGCATACGAACCCTTTACCAGGGCGAATTTATCCAACACGTCTGGAATGCCAATGGGTACTTCGTCAATACAAGTACCATCAAAAAGAAATGAGCAACTAAAATAA
- a CDS encoding follicular epithelium yolk protein subunit: MGINISIIAGHDESVSSVNASGTVQHVITDEERTTFKLGSKQLKDAVKAYFGKSPNDAYLHSPTPWGDLYKTYSWPQVQMVLVVQSAEILGITSEPVIVKTQEFTNESSKKGTFNVAISDAVNNTTSSNWSTGGTLSIGQKFSYDVKFLGAGGGGETSLSYSQSWGIGGQESKSITVGSSAGVSVELDPGQSILAELSASRGVMKVRIRYNAYLIGNTAINYNPTYKGHHFYSLGIGGVMSSGGIQNSVQSTEDIEIGYYSNSKIELKDKTNGKLVRERVLADEVGV; this comes from the coding sequence ATGGGAATCAACATTAGTATTATCGCAGGACATGATGAGTCCGTTTCCAGTGTAAATGCAAGCGGAACCGTCCAGCACGTCATCACTGACGAGGAAAGAACAACCTTTAAACTGGGGAGCAAGCAGCTCAAAGATGCTGTCAAAGCGTATTTTGGCAAATCTCCCAACGATGCCTATTTGCACAGCCCGACACCTTGGGGCGATCTATACAAGACCTATAGCTGGCCTCAGGTGCAGATGGTCTTGGTCGTGCAAAGTGCGGAGATCTTGGGCATTACATCAGAACCAGTGATTGTCAAGACCCAAGAGTTTACCAATGAAAGCAGCAAAAAGGGAACGTTTAACGTAGCCATTTCGGATGCTGTAAACAATACGACTAGCTCCAATTGGAGTACAGGAGGGACACTTTCCATAGGTCAGAAGTTTAGCTATGATGTGAAGTTTCTTGGTGCCGGAGGTGGAGGGGAGACGTCTCTTTCCTACAGCCAATCCTGGGGGATAGGCGGTCAAGAGTCCAAGTCCATTACTGTTGGGTCCTCCGCCGGAGTCAGTGTCGAACTGGATCCAGGGCAATCCATTCTTGCAGAACTCTCTGCCAGCAGGGGAGTGATGAAGGTAAGGATACGTTACAATGCCTACCTGATAGGCAATACGGCGATCAACTATAACCCCACCTACAAAGGGCACCACTTCTACAGCCTTGGGATAGGAGGGGTGATGTCTTCTGGAGGAATCCAAAATTCCGTTCAGTCCACAGAGGACATCGAAATTGGATATTATTCCAATTCAAAAATCGAGCTGAAGGATAAGACCAACGGTAAGTTGGTACGTGAAAGGGTGCTTGCCGATGAGGTGGGCGTTTGA
- a CDS encoding sensor histidine kinase, with protein sequence MMNKSEQYTRNGNDIIIELIQLLTNIASFNFPCRVEPKATEEPLGMLTNGLNMLSEEVEKKTRENETLRESNHKLENFSYTLAHDIRSPLNNANGVLDLLGSEIKSGDYSNLDEYVEVLKSLNKNSLDMVNGLLEYSKATDKSTTQEKIDLKELCSSIVDGLSVVQPVSISYQIEVSYVRYNPTALYQILSNLINNAIKFNDKDKCQLVVSSTHRENDILISVQDNGPGIPEESKDTIYNLFFRLSRDDQMTGTGLGLAIIKTIVQENGGKVWTESSLGEGTIFHFTVPL encoded by the coding sequence ATGATGAATAAAAGTGAACAGTATACCCGCAACGGTAATGATATTATAATTGAACTTATACAACTGCTAACGAACATAGCAAGTTTTAACTTTCCATGTAGGGTCGAACCAAAAGCCACTGAAGAGCCATTGGGCATGTTGACAAATGGATTGAACATGTTAAGTGAGGAAGTCGAAAAAAAAACAAGGGAAAATGAAACATTAAGAGAATCCAACCATAAACTTGAAAATTTCTCTTATACGCTCGCCCATGATATCAGGTCTCCCTTAAACAATGCCAATGGTGTCCTGGACCTATTGGGCTCTGAAATCAAGAGCGGCGATTATTCCAATTTGGACGAGTATGTTGAAGTGCTGAAATCATTGAATAAAAATAGTCTGGACATGGTAAATGGTCTATTAGAATATTCGAAGGCCACTGACAAAAGCACTACCCAGGAAAAAATCGATTTGAAGGAGTTGTGTTCCAGCATCGTCGATGGCCTATCCGTTGTCCAGCCGGTAAGCATATCCTATCAGATCGAGGTTTCTTATGTCCGTTATAACCCTACTGCACTTTACCAGATCCTCTCGAACCTGATCAACAATGCCATTAAATTCAACGACAAGGACAAATGCCAATTGGTTGTCAGCAGTACCCATCGGGAGAATGACATCCTAATTTCCGTTCAGGACAACGGCCCAGGGATACCCGAGGAATCCAAGGACACAATCTATAACCTGTTCTTCCGTCTGAGCAGGGACGACCAAATGACGGGAACAGGTCTAGGGCTGGCAATTATCAAAACGATAGTTCAGGAAAACGGTGGAAAGGTATGGACAGAATCATCCCTAGGGGAAGGCACGATTTTCCATTTCACCGTGCCTTTGTAG
- a CDS encoding sensor histidine kinase — protein sequence MESTEFVRYITLAIGLVLVLVVVVIVSLELFRKKVIQEKMRNAELKLKHQTDLLHTVIRSQEEERRRVSDALHDDIGSKLTTIKLNLHQLSAGDNNGLLPDVLALSEKVISITRELSHAYSPVILEKFGLEAGIAELLDDLPHTEEGLSGELQASMQEELLDQESRLVLYRITQELLNNTVKHAGASEVFIKVQIGPDGIDYLYKDNGKGFDDNKANAGIGMLNIQNRVAMMEGEMDLVTSAGNGITLTIKKHFNGAKNTDSLSR from the coding sequence ATGGAGAGTACGGAGTTCGTAAGGTATATCACCTTGGCCATTGGCCTGGTATTGGTCTTGGTGGTAGTTGTGATCGTTTCCTTGGAGCTTTTCAGGAAAAAGGTCATCCAGGAAAAAATGCGGAATGCGGAGCTCAAGCTGAAGCATCAGACCGACTTATTGCATACCGTGATCAGGTCACAGGAGGAAGAGCGTCGCAGGGTATCGGATGCGCTGCATGATGACATCGGCTCGAAATTGACGACTATCAAATTAAACCTGCACCAATTGTCCGCTGGAGACAATAATGGATTATTGCCTGACGTGCTGGCCCTTTCAGAAAAGGTGATCAGCATTACCCGGGAACTCAGCCATGCCTATTCACCAGTGATCTTGGAGAAATTCGGACTGGAAGCGGGGATTGCTGAGTTGCTTGATGACCTTCCCCATACCGAAGAGGGACTATCCGGTGAATTGCAGGCTTCGATGCAGGAGGAGCTATTGGACCAGGAGAGCAGGTTGGTCCTGTATCGGATCACCCAGGAGCTCCTGAACAATACCGTCAAGCATGCAGGAGCCTCGGAAGTCTTTATCAAGGTTCAGATAGGACCCGATGGAATTGATTATTTGTACAAGGACAATGGAAAAGGATTTGATGATAATAAAGCCAATGCCGGTATCGGCATGCTGAATATCCAAAACAGAGTGGCCATGATGGAGGGAGAGATGGACCTGGTTACCAGCGCAGGAAATGGCATTACATTGACCATAAAAAAACACTTTAATGGAGCAAAAAATACGGATAGCCTTAGCCGATGA
- a CDS encoding creatininase family protein, translating to MKKYILNQSNWKTVKEEKFTIALLPWGATEPHNYHLPYGTDTLQSEKIAEMAASKAHRNGVKCMVLPSIPLGVQNPGQIDYPFCIHTRPTTQLAILQDILTSLDRQKIHKLVIVNSHGGNEFKPIIRELQIQFEHCFIGVIDWFKVLNNEDYFDEPGDHAGEMETSIMQFCYPELVLPLEEAGEGKTTGFKLGGLKSKLVWTPRNWGKVSEDTGVGNPQKASSKKGERFLDVLTDRTMEFLTELDKVNPMDIYQ from the coding sequence ATGAAAAAATACATATTGAACCAATCCAATTGGAAAACGGTCAAGGAAGAAAAGTTTACAATTGCCCTACTACCCTGGGGAGCCACAGAACCGCACAACTATCACTTACCTTATGGGACGGATACCCTTCAATCTGAAAAAATTGCAGAAATGGCCGCCTCTAAGGCGCATAGGAATGGGGTCAAATGTATGGTACTTCCCTCCATCCCTTTGGGTGTACAAAATCCCGGGCAGATCGATTATCCTTTTTGTATTCATACGAGACCAACTACCCAGTTGGCTATATTGCAGGATATCCTTACGTCACTGGATCGTCAAAAAATTCACAAATTGGTCATTGTCAACAGTCACGGGGGCAATGAATTTAAACCGATCATCAGGGAGCTTCAGATCCAATTTGAACATTGTTTTATTGGAGTAATAGACTGGTTTAAAGTACTAAATAATGAAGATTATTTTGATGAGCCCGGTGACCATGCAGGGGAAATGGAAACCAGCATCATGCAGTTTTGCTACCCAGAGCTGGTTTTGCCCTTGGAAGAAGCAGGTGAAGGGAAAACGACGGGATTTAAGTTGGGAGGCCTAAAAAGTAAGTTGGTATGGACGCCCAGGAATTGGGGGAAAGTAAGCGAAGATACAGGAGTTGGCAATCCGCAAAAGGCCTCTTCCAAGAAAGGTGAACGTTTTTTGGATGTTTTGACCGATAGAACCATGGAGTTTCTGACTGAATTGGATAAGGTAAACCCAATGGATATTTATCAATAA
- a CDS encoding DUF7793 family protein: MNSTTTATQELTLLNNGIIYCKVLPNKFLELNDGKENLKAVSELSQGKPAAVLIDISRATGISKECRDLFASTQCADIQYAVGIVAQTVYSNLIGSFFLGFNKPLFPVRMFTEHSIAIEWLKTIEDDE, from the coding sequence ATGAACAGTACCACCACTGCCACCCAAGAACTTACACTTCTTAATAATGGTATCATTTATTGTAAAGTACTCCCCAATAAGTTTCTGGAACTTAATGATGGAAAAGAAAACCTAAAAGCCGTATCGGAACTATCACAAGGCAAACCTGCAGCTGTCTTGATCGATATAAGCAGAGCTACCGGTATTTCCAAAGAATGCCGGGATCTATTTGCCAGTACACAATGCGCCGACATACAATATGCAGTGGGGATTGTGGCACAAACCGTTTATAGCAATCTCATTGGAAGTTTCTTTTTGGGATTCAATAAACCCCTATTTCCCGTAAGAATGTTTACAGAACATTCCATAGCAATTGAATGGTTGAAAACAATTGAAGATGATGAATAA
- a CDS encoding family 20 glycosylhydrolase has translation MMTKSLLITFLILLFTGNHFQVLGQKSDLNERFVTKKTIRELREAPVRLIPYPDSIVWEDGGRVMVDGLKLQGETKIIASLQNECQDIVREKGFSSSEKHSLAIKLEEIPEMDKEAYNLLITQHGVTVQSSTEEGFYYGMKTLRQLIIQEKGVHYIPKVKIVDKPQFPVRGFMVDVGRNYQELDLLKKQLDIMSDYKMNVFHWHLTDRPAWRIESKAFPQLTAAENHRKGRDPGRYYTYGEIRELIAYAKERKIQVIPEIDMPGHSDSFTKAMGFRMESEQGMDALKVILTEFFSEIPKELAPIIHIGSDEVHVPNPKEFMERMVAVVESNGRKAMMWSPGLPASPSVLRQSWGEMDTVKAKDHRFLEIDSRNSYINNAEPMTFVNKLLFKPIGATMSQNDCLGGILCLWHDVNVADQKEVYLNNPVYPGLLTYAWATWTADVLEAPAEYMVTLPPFDTGAADYFNIFEDYLLDHKNRFFEHKSFPYLRQSDRSWKLYGPIDQPMTDIGPIDKWISEGGEFLQGRGNTIIIRDRFQQGGYFPGIQKGETVVAKTSVFSEDKREVLAWIAFETPLRANRTYGGIPEKGSWDVQGGRIWVNGEALPAPEWENPGWHPSKIEGWGSKQDQEVPWAQEELYWRREPYKLSLEKGMNEVTITIPYANKYQNCMVTFAILDRVAY, from the coding sequence ATGATGACCAAGTCTCTTTTAATTACCTTTTTAATACTTCTTTTTACAGGGAATCACTTTCAGGTTTTGGGGCAGAAAAGTGACCTTAATGAAAGGTTTGTAACCAAAAAAACGATACGGGAACTTAGGGAAGCCCCTGTGAGATTGATTCCTTATCCTGACTCGATCGTGTGGGAAGATGGCGGAAGAGTCATGGTTGATGGCCTGAAATTGCAAGGAGAAACAAAAATCATAGCGTCTTTACAGAACGAGTGCCAAGACATCGTCAGAGAAAAAGGCTTCTCTTCATCCGAAAAGCACAGCTTGGCCATTAAATTGGAGGAAATACCAGAAATGGATAAGGAGGCCTATAATCTATTGATTACTCAGCATGGAGTGACTGTTCAGTCAAGTACTGAAGAAGGCTTTTATTATGGGATGAAAACACTTCGCCAATTGATCATTCAAGAAAAGGGTGTCCATTATATACCAAAGGTCAAAATAGTTGATAAGCCCCAATTTCCCGTTCGCGGGTTCATGGTTGATGTAGGAAGAAACTATCAGGAGCTAGATCTGCTGAAAAAGCAACTTGATATCATGTCTGATTATAAAATGAATGTGTTTCACTGGCACTTGACCGATAGGCCTGCGTGGCGGATAGAAAGTAAGGCCTTTCCCCAGCTGACCGCAGCAGAAAACCATAGAAAAGGAAGGGATCCAGGACGCTATTATACTTATGGTGAAATCAGAGAACTGATAGCTTATGCCAAAGAGCGAAAAATCCAAGTAATCCCCGAAATAGATATGCCAGGGCACAGTGATTCCTTTACCAAGGCGATGGGCTTCCGGATGGAGTCAGAACAAGGTATGGACGCTTTGAAGGTGATTTTGACGGAATTCTTTTCAGAAATCCCGAAAGAACTAGCTCCTATTATCCACATTGGTTCCGATGAGGTCCATGTGCCAAATCCAAAGGAGTTTATGGAGCGGATGGTTGCAGTAGTGGAGTCCAATGGTAGAAAGGCCATGATGTGGAGCCCCGGGCTTCCTGCGTCTCCTTCCGTCTTACGGCAGTCTTGGGGAGAGATGGATACTGTTAAGGCAAAAGACCACCGTTTTTTGGAGATTGATTCCCGTAACAGTTATATCAATAACGCAGAACCCATGACATTTGTGAACAAGTTACTGTTCAAGCCCATTGGGGCTACCATGAGCCAAAATGATTGTCTTGGAGGAATACTATGTCTATGGCATGATGTCAATGTAGCTGACCAGAAGGAAGTGTACCTTAATAACCCCGTTTATCCCGGGCTGCTGACCTATGCATGGGCCACTTGGACAGCTGATGTTTTGGAGGCACCTGCTGAATATATGGTTACACTTCCTCCATTCGATACCGGTGCCGCTGACTATTTTAATATATTTGAAGATTACCTTTTAGACCATAAAAACCGGTTTTTCGAGCATAAGTCTTTTCCCTACCTTCGACAGAGTGATCGTTCATGGAAGCTTTATGGACCGATAGATCAGCCCATGACCGATATTGGACCGATCGACAAATGGATAAGTGAAGGTGGTGAATTCCTTCAGGGCAGGGGAAATACCATCATCATTCGAGATAGATTCCAGCAGGGAGGCTATTTCCCTGGCATACAGAAAGGGGAAACAGTGGTAGCCAAAACTTCCGTTTTCAGCGAGGACAAACGAGAGGTGCTGGCTTGGATTGCTTTTGAAACACCCCTAAGGGCCAATAGAACCTATGGAGGCATTCCCGAAAAAGGCAGCTGGGATGTTCAAGGAGGAAGAATATGGGTGAATGGTGAGGCCTTGCCAGCCCCGGAGTGGGAAAACCCCGGCTGGCATCCTTCGAAAATTGAAGGATGGGGGAGCAAACAGGACCAAGAAGTTCCCTGGGCACAAGAAGAACTATACTGGCGTAGAGAACCTTATAAACTGTCCTTGGAAAAAGGTATGAATGAGGTGACCATTACCATTCCCTATGCTAATAAATACCAAAACTGTATGGTGACTTTTGCCATTTTAGATAGGGTGGCTTATTGA
- a CDS encoding response regulator transcription factor produces MEQKIRIALADDERLFRSALRHLLEHTENYEVVFDVGNGVELMEKLAAAKGESRFPDIILMDLKMPEMNGVEATKVITKKYPDTNVVALTTHKGKAFILNMLNLGASGYITKDSSPEAMLEVIGEVASKGFFYSNEVLQIINGDFHNRNKKNSTSEFDANFITKREKEILLLLCQQYRTQEIAEKLFLSERTVEGHRNNLLSKTNSKNVVGLIVFGLQHEIIDVSDLTDPLKD; encoded by the coding sequence ATGGAGCAAAAAATACGGATAGCCTTAGCCGATGATGAACGGCTATTTCGGTCAGCACTTCGTCATTTGTTGGAGCACACCGAGAATTATGAAGTGGTTTTTGATGTAGGGAATGGTGTTGAATTGATGGAAAAGCTGGCGGCAGCCAAAGGTGAAAGTAGGTTCCCGGACATCATCTTGATGGACCTGAAGATGCCCGAAATGAATGGCGTGGAAGCAACCAAGGTAATTACCAAAAAATACCCTGATACCAATGTGGTGGCACTGACCACACACAAGGGCAAGGCCTTTATTCTCAATATGCTAAACCTTGGGGCTTCGGGATATATAACGAAGGATAGCAGTCCAGAAGCCATGCTGGAAGTGATCGGGGAAGTGGCCAGCAAGGGATTTTTTTACAGTAATGAAGTCCTGCAGATCATCAATGGAGACTTTCATAACAGAAATAAGAAAAACAGTACGTCGGAGTTTGATGCCAACTTTATCACCAAGCGTGAAAAGGAGATTTTATTGCTTCTCTGCCAGCAATACAGAACTCAGGAAATTGCCGAAAAGCTCTTTTTAAGTGAACGGACGGTGGAAGGACACCGGAACAACCTGCTAAGTAAGACCAATTCCAAGAATGTGGTAGGCCTGATTGTGTTTGGCCTGCAACATGAGATCATCGATGTTTCTGATTTGACGGACCCCTTGAAGGACTGA
- a CDS encoding response regulator, with translation MSDPEILLLDDDRVINLVHKKVIKKIFPSIKIKTYTSPLECLAVFEESTAVKRLLFLDIHMPQVSGWQFLERLGKGGLDEHLVVYIVSSSVDYRDVERVQKYVKVVDYLEKPLSTDRLLQIKREFCF, from the coding sequence ATGAGTGATCCTGAAATTTTATTATTGGACGATGATCGGGTAATCAATCTTGTACACAAGAAAGTGATCAAGAAAATTTTCCCATCCATAAAAATTAAGACCTATACCTCTCCACTGGAATGTTTGGCAGTTTTCGAGGAAAGTACAGCGGTGAAAAGACTGCTTTTTTTGGATATCCATATGCCCCAAGTATCAGGATGGCAATTTCTGGAAAGACTTGGGAAAGGTGGATTGGACGAGCACTTGGTGGTTTATATTGTGTCATCATCCGTGGATTATAGGGATGTGGAGCGAGTACAGAAATATGTTAAAGTGGTTGATTATCTGGAAAAGCCACTTTCTACGGACAGGCTTTTACAGATCAAAAGGGAATTTTGTTTTTAA
- a CDS encoding phage tail protein codes for MASIKMFAGNFAPRGWMYCEGQLLPIAQYTALFSLLGTTYGGDGRTTFALPDLRGRVPVGPGHGPGLSDHRLGQKDGAETNTLTLANLPSHSHSLAPVSIKASPAQATEQIPGTNGAATIAAPMAAGRPAQGFNNEAPSVSLNAGSQSVSETGRTGSNIPVNNVQPYSCISFIICVQGIFPPRD; via the coding sequence ATGGCATCAATTAAAATGTTTGCAGGCAATTTTGCCCCGAGAGGGTGGATGTACTGCGAGGGACAGCTGCTTCCCATAGCGCAATATACAGCACTTTTTTCACTGCTGGGAACTACCTATGGTGGAGATGGCAGGACTACTTTTGCACTGCCCGACCTGAGGGGAAGAGTCCCTGTAGGTCCGGGACATGGGCCAGGATTGTCCGATCATAGATTGGGACAAAAAGATGGTGCAGAAACTAATACGCTTACCTTAGCCAACCTACCTTCCCACAGTCACTCGTTGGCTCCGGTCTCGATCAAGGCAAGCCCTGCACAGGCTACCGAGCAAATACCTGGAACCAATGGAGCAGCGACTATAGCGGCACCCATGGCAGCGGGTAGGCCAGCACAAGGGTTTAACAATGAAGCGCCCAGTGTCTCGCTGAACGCTGGCAGCCAGTCAGTTTCGGAAACGGGGAGGACAGGAAGTAATATTCCAGTGAACAATGTTCAGCCCTATTCCTGCATCAGTTTTATCATTTGTGTGCAGGGAATCTTCCCTCCGCGGGATTGA